In Molothrus ater isolate BHLD 08-10-18 breed brown headed cowbird chromosome 11, BPBGC_Mater_1.1, whole genome shotgun sequence, a genomic segment contains:
- the LOC129046801 gene encoding uncharacterized protein LOC129046801, with translation MGMGIGVGIGMGMGISMGTGTGDGAAGSRPCPPCPGWGWRLYRTRRAADGGSGGSRRLRSPFPAPRSPFPVPRSPFPVSHSPLPAPRSPFSAPRYPLPVPRTPLPVLRSPLPAPRSPFPVPHSPFPVPRSPHPVPRSPFPAPHSPFPVPRSPFPAPHSPFPVPRSPFPAPHSPFPAPRSPLPIPHSPFPAPRSPLPAAGVGSGARLGSAAKGAARGMLAEPPEQQRQQQEQQEQHPPPRSPGGERSAAGSAARGARRCRRGQPGTAGAPGQPRASKASIRIVPWEREPPPAELGTNGAVRRRRSLDVTPYSQTRRNAAELVLF, from the coding sequence ATGGGCATGGGCATCGGCGTGGGCATCGGCATGGGCATGGGCATCAGCATGGGCACGGGCACCGGGGATGGAGCCGCGGGgtcccggccctgcccgccctgcccgggATGGGGCTGGCGGCTGTACCGGACCCGCCGCGCTGCGGACGGGGGAAGCGGGGGATCGCGGCGGCTCCGCTCCCCATtccccgctccccgctcccCGTTCCCCGTTCCCCGTTCCCCATTCCCCGTTTCCCATtccccgctccccgctcccCGTTCCCCGTTCTCTGCTCCCCGTTACCCGCTCCCCGTTCCCCGCACCCCACTCCCCGTTCTCCGCTCCCCCCTCCCCGCACCCCGCTCCCCATTCCCCGTTCCCCATTCTCCGTTCCCCGTTCCCCGCTCCCCGCACCCCGTTCCCCGCTCCCCGTTCCCCgctccccattccccattccccgtTCCCCGCTCCCCATTCCCCGCTCCCCATTCCCCGTTCCCCGTTCCCCGTTCCCCGTTCCCCGCTCCCCATTCCCCTTtccccgctccccgctccccgctccccattccccattccccgttccccgctccccgctccccgctcccCGCAGCCGGAGTGGGCTCGGGAGCGCGGCTCGGGAGCGCCGCCAAAGGCGCTGCGCGGGGGATGCTCGCTGAGCCGCCggagcagcagcggcagcagcaggagcagcaggagcagcatcctCCGCCCCGCTCTCCCGGCGGGGAGCGCAGCGCCGCGGGCTCTGCCGCTCGCGGGGCCCGGCGGTGCCGCCGGGGACAGCCGGGGACAGCGGGAGCACCCGGGCAGCCCAGGGCATCCAAAGCATCAATCCGGATTGTGCCATGGGAACGAGAGCCTCCGCCCGCCGAGCTGGGTACCAATGGAgcggtgaggaggaggaggagtttgGATGTAACCCCGTACTCCCAAACCCGAAGAAATGCAGCTGAGCTCGTTCTATTTTAA